One part of the Rhodococcus oxybenzonivorans genome encodes these proteins:
- a CDS encoding carbohydrate ABC transporter permease, with product MFVAVPELTDAPVPSPSPAVVPAARVHPLRRVMRAAAPYLYLTPAVALLIVWTYRPLIQAAQLSTYSWNLLPTTPMVPVGADNYRRLLELPTFGDSVWRTVVLVVGLLPFTLVLPVVVAFATRGVRGRSRAVYQSLIFAPFLVAPVASAAVWQWLLDPGAGVINRVLGSDTNWIREPATAQWVIVLITGWHFIGFAVLVVSAGMAGVSGHYAEAAQVDGATRRQIDWWITLPLLSPTLVFLALMTVLLSAQWTFPLIDTLTQGGPSQATTNIYYLLWDYGFHSFDAGLSAAAGVLLFVGFGLIAGVLVWLSERISFHDD from the coding sequence GTGTTCGTTGCCGTACCGGAGCTCACCGACGCGCCAGTGCCTTCCCCGTCGCCGGCGGTCGTTCCGGCCGCCCGTGTCCACCCTCTCCGGAGAGTGATGCGGGCGGCCGCTCCCTACCTGTATCTCACGCCTGCGGTCGCGCTGCTGATCGTGTGGACCTACCGACCCCTGATCCAGGCAGCCCAGCTGTCGACGTACTCCTGGAATCTGCTGCCGACCACGCCGATGGTCCCCGTCGGCGCCGACAATTACCGGCGGCTGCTCGAGCTGCCGACCTTCGGGGACTCGGTCTGGCGGACCGTCGTCCTCGTCGTCGGCCTGCTGCCGTTCACCTTGGTGCTCCCGGTCGTGGTCGCGTTCGCGACCCGCGGCGTCCGTGGGCGCTCCCGCGCGGTCTATCAGAGCCTGATCTTCGCGCCGTTTCTCGTCGCCCCGGTGGCGAGCGCGGCCGTGTGGCAGTGGTTGCTGGACCCCGGTGCAGGGGTGATCAACCGGGTCTTGGGGTCGGACACCAACTGGATCCGCGAACCAGCCACGGCACAGTGGGTGATCGTGCTCATCACCGGTTGGCACTTCATAGGGTTCGCGGTGCTGGTGGTCTCGGCCGGCATGGCCGGCGTCAGTGGCCACTACGCTGAAGCGGCGCAGGTAGACGGCGCCACCCGGCGCCAGATCGATTGGTGGATCACCTTGCCGCTGCTCTCCCCGACCCTGGTGTTCCTCGCTCTGATGACGGTGCTCCTCAGCGCCCAGTGGACGTTCCCGCTGATCGACACTCTCACCCAGGGCGGACCGTCGCAGGCGACGACCAACATCTACTACCTGTTGTGGGACTACGGCTTCCACAGCTTCGACGCCGGACTCAGCGCCGCCGCCGGGGTGCTGCTGTTCGTAGGCTTCGGTCTCATCGCGGGTGTTCTCGTGTGGCTCTCGGAAAGGATCTCGTTCCATGACGACTAG
- a CDS encoding methane monooxygenase, translating to MSRQSLTKAHAKITELSWDPTFATPATRFGTDYTFEKAPKKDPLKQIMRSYFPMEEEKDNRVYGAMDGAIRGNMFRQVQQRWLEWQKLFLSIIPFPEISAARAMPMAIDAVPNPEIHNGLAVQMIDEVRHSTIQMNLKKLYMNNYIDPAGFDMTEKAFANNYAGTIGRQFGEGFITGDAITSANIYLTVVAETAFTNTLFVAMPDEAAANGDYLLPTVFHSVQSDESRHISNGYSILLMALADERNRPLLERDLRYAWWNNHCVVDAAIGTFIEYGTKDRRKDRESYAEMWRRWIYDDYYRSYLIPLEKYGLTIPHDLVEEAWKRITEKGYVHEVARFFATGWPVNYWRIDAMTDTDFEWFEHKYPGWYSKYGKWWEEYNRLAYPGRNKPIAFEEVGYQYPHRCWTCMVPALIREDMVVEKVDEQWRTYCSETCYWTDAVAFRSEYQGKPTPNMGRLTGFREWETLHHGKDLADIVQDLGYVRDDGKTLVGQPHLHLDDPKKLWTLDDVRGNTFQSPNVLLNEMSDAERNAHIAAYRAGGAVPA from the coding sequence TTGAGTAGGCAAAGCCTGACAAAGGCCCACGCGAAGATCACCGAACTGTCATGGGATCCGACCTTCGCGACCCCGGCCACCCGGTTCGGCACCGACTACACCTTCGAGAAGGCTCCGAAGAAGGACCCTCTCAAGCAGATTATGCGGTCCTACTTCCCGATGGAGGAGGAGAAAGACAACCGCGTGTACGGCGCCATGGACGGCGCCATCCGCGGCAACATGTTCCGCCAGGTTCAGCAGCGCTGGCTCGAATGGCAGAAGCTGTTCCTGTCGATCATCCCGTTCCCGGAGATTTCGGCCGCCCGTGCGATGCCGATGGCCATCGACGCCGTGCCGAACCCGGAGATTCACAACGGGCTCGCGGTGCAGATGATCGACGAGGTTCGGCACTCGACGATCCAGATGAACCTCAAGAAGCTGTACATGAACAACTACATCGATCCCGCCGGGTTCGATATGACGGAGAAGGCGTTTGCGAACAACTACGCCGGCACCATCGGCCGTCAGTTCGGCGAAGGCTTCATTACCGGCGACGCGATCACCTCGGCGAACATCTATCTGACCGTCGTTGCCGAAACCGCGTTCACGAACACCCTGTTCGTGGCCATGCCCGACGAGGCAGCCGCCAACGGTGATTACCTGCTGCCCACCGTGTTTCACTCGGTGCAGTCCGACGAATCGCGGCACATCTCCAACGGTTACTCGATCCTGTTGATGGCCCTCGCCGACGAGCGCAACCGTCCCCTGCTCGAACGCGACCTGCGGTACGCGTGGTGGAACAACCATTGCGTCGTCGACGCCGCGATCGGCACCTTCATCGAGTACGGCACCAAGGATCGTCGCAAGGACCGGGAGAGCTACGCCGAGATGTGGCGGCGGTGGATCTACGACGACTACTACCGCAGCTACCTCATCCCGCTCGAAAAGTACGGCCTGACGATCCCGCACGACCTGGTCGAAGAGGCGTGGAAGCGGATCACCGAGAAGGGTTACGTCCACGAGGTAGCGCGTTTCTTCGCCACCGGGTGGCCGGTCAACTACTGGCGGATCGATGCGATGACCGACACGGACTTCGAGTGGTTCGAGCACAAGTACCCGGGCTGGTACTCGAAGTACGGCAAGTGGTGGGAGGAGTACAACCGCCTCGCCTACCCCGGACGCAACAAGCCGATCGCGTTCGAGGAGGTCGGGTACCAGTACCCGCACCGCTGCTGGACGTGCATGGTGCCCGCGCTCATTCGTGAGGACATGGTCGTGGAGAAGGTCGACGAGCAGTGGCGGACCTACTGCTCGGAGACCTGCTACTGGACCGACGCCGTCGCGTTCCGCAGCGAGTACCAGGGCAAGCCGACTCCGAACATGGGGCGGCTCACCGGGTTCCGTGAATGGGAGACCCTGCATCACGGTAAGGACCTCGCTGACATCGTGCAGGATCTGGGTTATGTCCGCGATGACGGCAAGACCCTCGTCGGTCAGCCGCACTTGCATCTGGACGATCCGAAGAAGTTGTGGACTCTCGACGACGTCCGCGGCAACACGTTCCAGAGCCCGAATGTGCTCTTGAACGAGATGTCGGACGCCGAACGCAACGCGCACATTGCCGCGTACCGCGCCGGCGGCGCAGTTCCGGCCTGA
- a CDS encoding FAD-binding oxidoreductase has product MADKHVINFEPVDIEMEVGEDEYILDAAFRQGIHLMHGCREGRCSACKSFVLDGDIQMENYSTFACNDAEVDDGHVLLCRSTAYSDCTIELLNFDEDELLGGVPIQDVRTQVTAIESMTKDIVSLRLAPIEPAAYEFKPGQYADLHIPGTDEHRSFSMATTQSTPGHVEFLIKKYPGGKFAGLLEDGISVGDEIALTGPYGSFTIKEGHVLPMVFIGGGAGMAPLLSLLRHMSETGNTRQVHFYYGARTPQDLFYLDEILELGQRLTNFTFVACLSESMDPAPGGAIAVEDGNVTDVVSRCEPELGRAEVYLCGPPPMVDAALELLEAEGTPHDQIFYDKFTSPAFD; this is encoded by the coding sequence GTGGCCGACAAGCACGTAATCAACTTCGAGCCCGTCGATATCGAGATGGAAGTCGGCGAGGACGAGTACATCCTCGATGCGGCATTCCGGCAGGGCATTCACCTGATGCACGGGTGCCGTGAGGGGCGGTGCTCGGCCTGCAAGTCGTTTGTTCTCGACGGCGATATCCAGATGGAGAATTACTCGACGTTTGCGTGCAACGACGCCGAGGTCGACGACGGACACGTCCTGCTGTGCCGTTCTACCGCTTACAGCGATTGCACCATCGAACTGCTCAACTTCGACGAGGACGAACTCCTCGGGGGCGTCCCCATCCAGGATGTGCGCACCCAGGTGACCGCAATCGAGTCGATGACGAAGGACATCGTGTCGCTGCGGCTGGCGCCCATCGAACCCGCGGCGTACGAATTCAAACCCGGCCAGTATGCGGACCTGCACATCCCGGGAACCGACGAGCATCGCTCCTTCTCCATGGCGACAACCCAATCGACGCCGGGGCATGTCGAGTTCCTGATCAAAAAATATCCCGGCGGCAAGTTCGCCGGCCTGCTCGAGGACGGGATCTCAGTGGGTGACGAGATCGCCCTGACGGGACCGTACGGGTCGTTCACAATCAAGGAAGGCCATGTCCTGCCGATGGTCTTCATCGGCGGCGGCGCAGGGATGGCTCCGCTGCTGTCGCTGCTGCGGCACATGAGCGAGACGGGCAACACCCGGCAGGTGCATTTCTACTACGGTGCCCGCACCCCGCAGGACCTGTTCTATCTCGACGAGATCCTCGAGCTCGGACAGCGACTGACGAACTTCACGTTCGTGGCCTGCCTGTCGGAGTCGATGGACCCTGCGCCGGGGGGTGCGATTGCCGTCGAGGACGGCAATGTCACCGATGTCGTGAGCCGCTGCGAACCTGAGCTCGGTCGTGCAGAGGTGTACCTGTGCGGGCCGCCGCCGATGGTCGACGCAGCCCTGGAACTGCTCGAGGCGGAGGGCACCCCGCACGACCAGATCTTCTATGACAAGTTCACCAGCCCCGCATTCGATTAG
- the mimD gene encoding propane 2-monooxygenase effector subunit MimD, translated as MTMQFGSTTEFSNMCGVTLMNTPIGRVVAEVMGAKDGVELTEYPSMIRVDGQKLLSFDYEELTDALGEEFDGSIFEEISSTHYGRMVHLDDKTLLFASPEDAAEYIGFDLTEH; from the coding sequence GTGACCATGCAATTCGGATCGACCACCGAGTTCTCCAACATGTGTGGCGTCACCTTGATGAACACCCCCATCGGCCGCGTCGTCGCGGAGGTGATGGGCGCCAAGGACGGTGTCGAGCTGACCGAGTACCCGTCGATGATCCGCGTCGACGGCCAGAAGCTGCTGAGTTTCGACTACGAGGAACTCACCGACGCTCTCGGTGAGGAGTTCGACGGCTCCATCTTCGAGGAGATCAGCTCCACCCATTACGGGCGCATGGTTCACCTCGACGACAAGACCCTGCTGTTCGCCAGCCCCGAAGACGCCGCCGAGTACATCGGATTCGACCTCACCGAGCACTGA
- a CDS encoding carbohydrate ABC transporter permease: MTTSESPVSEPLWRRAWGHAVLVAIALACIFPIYWLLATSLRRPDDVGSLSPIPWPLSLGNYVDAVEKVDVIGLLLNTFAVSAVSAVGQLFVALLASYAFAMYSFRFQRLLYLAFVGTWLVPFQVTMLPNYVLLYQLGLINNLAGVIVPTLCSALGVLMLRQHLDSFPKELVAAAKMDGRSSWSILWTVVVPNLRPALAALSILLFINAWNEYFWPAVVLQRSNSVVQLGLRSFMGTEGNDWGPMMAVAGLACLPVFALYIVLQRHIVNAFVRSGLK, translated from the coding sequence ATGACGACTAGCGAGTCACCCGTTTCCGAGCCGTTGTGGCGGCGGGCATGGGGACATGCCGTCCTCGTCGCCATCGCCCTCGCGTGCATATTTCCCATCTACTGGCTGCTCGCGACGTCGCTGCGACGGCCAGACGACGTCGGCTCCCTCTCCCCCATTCCGTGGCCGCTGTCGTTGGGCAACTATGTGGACGCGGTCGAGAAGGTCGACGTGATCGGACTGCTCCTCAATACATTCGCCGTATCGGCGGTCTCGGCGGTGGGTCAACTCTTCGTGGCCCTGCTCGCCTCGTACGCGTTCGCGATGTATTCGTTCCGCTTCCAGCGGCTGTTGTATCTCGCCTTCGTCGGGACCTGGTTGGTGCCCTTTCAGGTCACGATGCTTCCCAACTATGTACTGCTGTACCAGCTGGGGCTGATCAACAACCTTGCCGGGGTGATCGTGCCGACGCTGTGCTCCGCGCTGGGTGTCCTGATGCTCCGGCAGCACCTGGACAGCTTCCCGAAGGAGCTGGTCGCGGCAGCGAAGATGGACGGACGTTCGTCATGGTCGATCCTGTGGACCGTAGTGGTACCGAATCTGCGTCCTGCATTGGCGGCGCTGTCTATCCTGCTGTTCATCAATGCGTGGAACGAATACTTCTGGCCGGCGGTGGTCCTGCAGCGCAGCAATTCGGTCGTTCAGTTGGGGTTGAGGAGTTTCATGGGAACCGAGGGCAACGACTGGGGGCCGATGATGGCCGTCGCCGGTCTGGCGTGCCTACCGGTGTTCGCGCTCTACATCGTCCTGCAACGGCACATCGTCAATGCGTTCGTTCGGTCCGGACTGAAGTAG
- a CDS encoding ABC transporter ATP-binding protein, whose product MARIRLDGVSKRFGTTPVVQDVNLDIADGEFLVLLGPSGCGKSTLLRMIAGLESLSTGRILLDDVDVTATPPRHRDVAMVFQSYALYPHLTVAKNIGFPLRTRGRSRQQIREKVTDVATALGLIEHLDRRPGALSGGQRQRVALARAMVREPGAFLMDEPLSNLDAALRSATRTELTSLHRRLATTFLYVTHDQVEAMTMASRIALLNGGRVEQVGTPSELYDAPRSTFVAAFLGSPPMNLIDATIVDRAGELHAVADGLDAPLGLPAGAASWPRAVTVGIRPERLHFDTPDARVRGVVTAIENLGGDEVVRINVGATSLAVRAPRPVPVRVGDATGLDVDPRDLHLFESGTGRRLLWRPLHEHGASVPEASSLSVA is encoded by the coding sequence GTGGCACGGATAAGACTCGACGGGGTATCGAAACGGTTCGGCACGACCCCGGTCGTGCAGGATGTGAATCTCGATATCGCGGATGGTGAATTCCTGGTCCTGCTCGGGCCCAGTGGGTGCGGCAAGTCGACGCTGCTGCGGATGATAGCCGGGCTGGAGTCGCTGTCGACGGGGCGGATTCTGCTCGACGATGTCGATGTCACCGCGACGCCGCCACGGCACCGGGACGTGGCAATGGTGTTCCAAAGCTACGCCCTGTATCCACATCTGACCGTCGCGAAAAACATCGGCTTCCCGTTGCGCACCCGGGGCCGCTCGCGGCAGCAGATTCGGGAGAAGGTCACCGACGTGGCGACGGCCCTCGGTCTGATCGAACACCTCGACCGGCGGCCGGGCGCCCTCTCGGGTGGGCAGCGTCAGCGGGTCGCGCTCGCGCGGGCGATGGTGCGCGAGCCGGGCGCGTTCTTGATGGACGAGCCGCTGTCGAACCTCGATGCGGCGCTGCGCAGTGCCACCCGGACCGAACTGACCTCTCTACATAGGCGGTTGGCCACCACATTCCTGTATGTCACCCATGATCAGGTCGAGGCGATGACCATGGCCTCGAGAATCGCACTGCTCAACGGGGGGCGGGTCGAGCAGGTCGGGACCCCCTCCGAGTTGTACGACGCTCCGCGGTCGACGTTCGTCGCCGCATTCCTGGGGTCCCCGCCGATGAACCTGATCGACGCGACGATCGTCGACCGGGCGGGTGAGCTGCATGCCGTTGCCGACGGGCTCGACGCACCGCTCGGGCTACCTGCCGGCGCGGCTTCGTGGCCACGGGCGGTCACGGTCGGGATTCGACCCGAACGGCTGCACTTCGATACCCCCGACGCCCGCGTGCGCGGTGTCGTCACCGCCATCGAGAACCTCGGCGGCGACGAGGTCGTTCGCATCAATGTGGGCGCCACCAGTCTGGCGGTGCGGGCGCCGCGGCCCGTTCCGGTTCGGGTCGGCGACGCCACCGGACTCGATGTCGACCCCCGCGACCTCCACCTGTTCGAATCCGGCACCGGACGCCGCCTCCTCTGGCGGCCCCTACACGAGCATGGGGCATCGGTCCCCGAGGCTTCCTCCCTGTCGGTGGCCTGA
- a CDS encoding LysR family transcriptional regulator — MEFRHLVSFIAIAEELHFGRAATRLHLTQPSLSAHLQKLEKSLGVRLVARTSHEVKLTVAGREFEGQARSIIAQVDKAAQIAKATAEGRSGTLNIGYNLPASRHVLPSALVRMTAAHPDVVVSLWERRTGPQLDDLADGRLDIGLVYGHPRSAEFRSRLVLRNIPLVAVVGAGHRWAGRAGVPFAELAAQSCVLFTREQCPAMYDSIFCAAADSKISLNVVQLADDPGATAHMVSVKSLVGFASQPRASSGGLLAMGTSTVAVKLFDPTPMIDLYAVWRADAINPAVFSFLDCIGHGEGSSRTENALAAI; from the coding sequence GTGGAATTCAGACATCTCGTCTCATTCATCGCTATAGCCGAGGAATTACATTTCGGCAGAGCAGCAACGCGGCTGCATCTCACCCAACCCTCGCTCAGCGCGCACCTGCAGAAGCTGGAGAAGTCGCTCGGAGTGCGTTTGGTGGCGCGGACCTCGCACGAGGTCAAGCTGACGGTCGCAGGCAGGGAGTTCGAGGGGCAGGCGCGTTCGATCATCGCTCAGGTGGACAAGGCCGCACAGATTGCCAAGGCCACTGCGGAGGGACGATCGGGCACGTTGAACATCGGATACAACCTGCCTGCCAGTCGACACGTGCTGCCCTCGGCTCTGGTGAGGATGACTGCCGCCCATCCCGATGTCGTAGTGTCCCTATGGGAGAGGCGTACTGGTCCGCAACTCGACGATCTTGCAGACGGTCGCCTCGACATCGGCCTGGTGTACGGACATCCCCGCAGCGCGGAATTCCGGTCCCGACTCGTGCTGCGCAATATTCCGCTGGTGGCTGTTGTCGGAGCAGGGCACCGCTGGGCCGGGAGGGCTGGTGTACCATTCGCCGAACTCGCCGCTCAGTCGTGTGTTCTGTTCACTCGCGAGCAGTGCCCGGCCATGTACGACTCGATTTTCTGCGCCGCGGCGGACAGCAAAATTTCGCTCAACGTCGTTCAGCTGGCGGACGATCCGGGAGCGACGGCGCATATGGTGTCGGTCAAATCCTTGGTGGGGTTCGCCTCCCAGCCGCGCGCCTCGTCCGGGGGGTTGCTCGCGATGGGCACCAGCACGGTGGCGGTGAAGTTGTTCGATCCGACCCCCATGATCGACCTGTATGCCGTGTGGCGCGCGGACGCGATCAATCCTGCGGTGTTCTCCTTCCTCGACTGCATCGGTCATGGCGAAGGGTCGTCGAGGACCGAAAACGCGCTTGCTGCTATCTGA
- a CDS encoding metallophosphoesterase: MSTAAGRSGDDLTIIQLTDTHITTGGKLVHDAVDTLDALRRTLDRIVESGRRVDALVLSGDLTDDGAPEAYRRLRAVVEPAAASLGAQVVFAMGNHDKRTAFYTELLSLRSGDLAAPYDTVHDVCGLRIIVLDSTIPGRHEGGLTEEQLTWLGDQLALTSRRGTLLVLHHPPIPSPVTTVNSLRLQEPDRLAAVVAGSDVRMILCGHAHVTGTGAVARIPVWVGPALSYRVDPLAPVGRHRGHAGYGFTRIDVLGDTVVATAVEATPAEVVYDIPEQDMLDRLRALALGTG, from the coding sequence ATGAGCACCGCAGCAGGCAGGTCCGGCGACGATCTCACGATTATTCAGCTGACCGACACTCACATCACCACCGGTGGGAAGCTTGTTCACGACGCGGTGGACACCCTCGACGCGCTACGGCGCACCCTCGACCGGATCGTCGAATCCGGTCGGCGAGTCGACGCGCTGGTCCTGTCGGGGGATCTCACCGACGACGGGGCACCGGAGGCCTATCGGCGGCTGCGTGCGGTGGTCGAGCCGGCGGCAGCGTCGCTGGGTGCTCAGGTTGTCTTCGCCATGGGCAATCACGACAAGCGCACGGCTTTCTATACCGAACTTCTCAGCCTCCGTTCTGGTGACCTCGCCGCACCGTACGACACCGTGCACGACGTCTGCGGTCTGCGGATCATCGTGCTCGACAGCACCATTCCCGGTCGGCACGAGGGCGGCCTTACCGAGGAACAACTCACCTGGCTCGGCGACCAACTGGCCTTGACGAGTAGGCGCGGCACTCTCCTCGTCCTGCACCATCCGCCGATTCCGTCGCCGGTCACGACGGTGAACTCCCTGCGGCTGCAGGAGCCGGACCGGCTGGCGGCGGTCGTGGCGGGATCCGACGTCCGGATGATCCTCTGCGGGCACGCACATGTGACCGGTACCGGTGCGGTGGCGCGGATTCCGGTATGGGTGGGTCCGGCACTGTCGTACCGGGTCGACCCGCTGGCGCCGGTCGGTCGGCACCGCGGCCACGCCGGGTATGGATTTACCCGCATCGACGTCCTCGGCGACACCGTAGTGGCCACTGCGGTAGAGGCGACCCCGGCCGAGGTGGTCTACGACATTCCCGAGCAGGACATGCTCGACCGGTTGCGCGCGCTCGCGCTCGGGACGGGCTGA
- a CDS encoding ABC transporter substrate-binding protein, with the protein MKKTLPAMVALATSAAVLTACGGLGTTTTDSAASGSGPVPELAPNQQVSIVFESYNYGMAGAWTDTFNALIADFIKQNPNIHVTAQKPQGNSPNPATDTVSSIQSQTVAGSPPDVAQLGFSDLDFTIHQLGAKPLDDLVGKDAVQKNFDGAKHPYAATARDLGDWEGTTYGVPFVFSTPVFYYNATLFEQAGLDPANPPTTWDQVADAAAAITSKTGKGGVYLDCLTKTAKDWCFQSLVRSNGGRVIAEDRSSLTFAEDPAVQVADMAQNLVQSGATPKLSQQQGYEAFARGDIGMILETSAIQGTFVKGARDKWDLRATTMPAFAGKTTVPTNSGASLFTFASDPAKQRASWELIKFLTGEAAYTKIAQGIGYLPLRTGLVDDPAGLQDWAQKSPLLAPNLAQLESMEPWISMPGNNYLQIRDGMMDAVEAIVYQDADPKSTLEAAQKQASALLPVG; encoded by the coding sequence GTGAAGAAGACCTTGCCCGCGATGGTCGCGCTCGCGACCAGCGCTGCAGTCCTGACCGCCTGCGGCGGCCTGGGCACCACCACCACGGACTCAGCGGCGAGCGGTTCCGGTCCGGTCCCGGAACTCGCTCCGAATCAACAGGTGTCGATCGTGTTCGAAAGCTACAACTACGGCATGGCGGGGGCGTGGACCGACACCTTCAACGCCCTGATCGCCGATTTCATCAAACAGAATCCGAACATCCACGTCACGGCGCAGAAGCCGCAGGGCAACAGCCCGAACCCGGCCACCGACACCGTCTCGAGCATCCAGAGCCAGACGGTGGCCGGATCGCCCCCGGACGTCGCGCAGCTCGGCTTCAGTGACCTGGACTTCACGATCCATCAACTGGGGGCCAAGCCCCTCGACGATCTCGTCGGCAAGGATGCGGTGCAGAAGAATTTCGACGGTGCGAAGCACCCTTACGCTGCGACCGCACGCGATCTCGGCGACTGGGAAGGCACAACCTACGGCGTGCCGTTCGTCTTTTCCACCCCGGTGTTCTATTACAACGCAACGTTGTTCGAGCAGGCGGGCCTCGACCCTGCCAACCCGCCGACCACGTGGGATCAGGTCGCCGACGCCGCGGCGGCTATCACCTCGAAGACGGGCAAGGGCGGGGTGTACCTGGACTGCCTGACCAAGACCGCGAAGGACTGGTGCTTCCAGAGCCTCGTCCGGTCCAACGGCGGACGGGTCATCGCCGAGGACCGGTCGTCACTCACGTTCGCTGAGGACCCCGCGGTACAGGTTGCGGACATGGCACAAAACCTGGTGCAGTCCGGTGCCACACCGAAGCTCAGCCAGCAGCAGGGTTACGAGGCCTTCGCCCGCGGTGACATCGGCATGATCCTGGAAACCAGCGCAATCCAGGGCACATTCGTCAAGGGCGCCAGGGACAAGTGGGACCTGCGCGCGACGACGATGCCTGCCTTCGCCGGCAAGACCACGGTGCCGACCAACTCCGGCGCCTCCCTGTTCACGTTCGCCTCGGACCCCGCGAAGCAGCGGGCGTCGTGGGAGCTGATCAAGTTCCTCACCGGTGAAGCGGCGTACACGAAGATCGCCCAGGGCATCGGGTACCTGCCGCTGCGCACCGGGCTCGTCGACGATCCGGCTGGTTTGCAGGACTGGGCACAGAAGAGCCCGCTTCTCGCCCCCAACCTCGCGCAGCTCGAATCGATGGAGCCATGGATCTCCATGCCCGGCAACAACTATCTGCAGATCCGCGATGGCATGATGGATGCCGTCGAGGCGATCGTCTATCAGGACGCCGACCCGAAATCCACCCTCGAGGCCGCCCAGAAGCAGGCCAGCGCGCTTCTGCCCGTCGGATGA
- a CDS encoding aromatic/alkene monooxygenase hydroxylase subunit beta: MTATSEPKQRSFPKIEFTDSEAGALEFPSSRSRTFTYYTPAKKRSTMYEDVTVDVQPDPDRHLSQGWIYGFGDGPGGYPQEWTAAKSSNWHAFLDPNEEWDQTIFRNNSKVVHQVELCLSNAKRARVYDGWNTPWLTFISRNLGAWMHAENGLALHVFTSIQRSCPTNMINTAVAVNAAHKMRFAQDLALFNLDLSEATEDFDGAAHQEVWQSAPEWQPTREVVERLTAVPDWCELLFASNIVFEQLVGSLFRTELVMQIAAGNGDYITPTIVGTGEHDYDRDLNYTRNLFRLLTRDPEHGETNKELFGTWLATWVPRCLAAARALQPIWSQPADKAVTFVTSLDAATAKFRSLLEDLGLDIPKELDQ; the protein is encoded by the coding sequence ATGACCGCAACTTCCGAGCCCAAGCAGCGGAGCTTTCCGAAGATCGAGTTCACCGACTCCGAGGCCGGTGCACTGGAATTCCCCAGCTCCCGCAGCCGCACCTTCACCTACTACACGCCGGCCAAGAAGCGGTCGACGATGTACGAGGACGTCACGGTCGACGTCCAGCCCGACCCCGACCGCCACCTCTCCCAGGGCTGGATCTACGGCTTCGGTGACGGCCCAGGCGGCTACCCGCAGGAGTGGACGGCCGCGAAGTCGTCGAACTGGCACGCCTTCCTCGACCCGAACGAGGAGTGGGACCAGACCATCTTCCGTAACAACTCCAAGGTCGTCCACCAGGTCGAACTGTGCCTGTCCAACGCCAAACGCGCCCGGGTCTACGACGGCTGGAACACACCGTGGCTGACGTTCATCTCCCGCAACCTGGGGGCGTGGATGCACGCCGAGAACGGGTTGGCGCTCCACGTGTTCACCTCCATCCAGCGGTCCTGCCCGACCAACATGATCAACACCGCCGTCGCGGTGAACGCCGCCCACAAGATGCGTTTCGCCCAGGACCTGGCACTGTTCAACCTGGACCTGTCCGAGGCCACCGAGGACTTCGACGGCGCCGCGCACCAAGAGGTGTGGCAGTCCGCTCCCGAGTGGCAACCCACCCGAGAGGTCGTCGAGCGGCTCACCGCGGTTCCCGATTGGTGTGAGCTGCTGTTCGCCTCGAACATCGTCTTCGAACAGCTGGTGGGATCGCTGTTCCGCACCGAACTGGTCATGCAGATCGCCGCCGGCAACGGCGACTACATCACCCCCACCATCGTCGGTACCGGCGAGCACGACTACGACCGCGACCTCAACTACACCCGCAACCTCTTCCGGTTGCTCACCCGCGACCCCGAACACGGGGAGACCAACAAGGAGCTGTTCGGCACCTGGCTCGCCACCTGGGTGCCCCGGTGCCTCGCCGCCGCCCGGGCGCTGCAGCCGATCTGGTCGCAGCCGGCCGACAAGGCAGTCACCTTCGTCACCAGTCTGGACGCCGCAACCGCGAAGTTCCGTTCCCTGCTCGAGGACCTCGGGCTCGACATCCCCAAGGAGTTGGACCAGTGA